In Dromaius novaehollandiae isolate bDroNov1 chromosome 3, bDroNov1.hap1, whole genome shotgun sequence, the following are encoded in one genomic region:
- the ZC3H6 gene encoding zinc finger CCCH domain-containing protein 6 isoform X1, producing MAFESLFSKPPNPVLDPNMPDSDRQHAGDEREDGELEDGEIDDAAFEDVKEHGTKGEDKQKNDKGHRKSRKKRKKEKEKKKSKRRRRDKHKHNSPSSDDSSDYSHDSDIERTERPHKKSSSSYRDYDSSFSQHGHLSGNYMTSQKMQHKKNIKSKDYDEYGHYSDENFGNYNEEEKDEDFADQLKQYRQSKETSNPDLGPPFPKEPVKKQGMKGIQKGISQRGNNYHVGRGRGMQKKLKRKDRGRGRGGNKGSDGFHENMPCHPAKSPKLWGRVETKRQLQAGPSRARRQKTKSWAPGYSKIMNSATQMLSSLDGKPVKKWVNMSQEFINQHTVEHKGKQICKYFLEGRCIKGEQCKFDHDAEIEKKKEICKFYIQGYCTKGENCIYLHNEFPCKFYHTGAKCYQGDKCKFSHAPLTAETKELLDKVLNTEEEPQNEDEKELEELRKRGIVPLPKPPPGVGLLPTPPEQYPFSESDAENFQDPSGEYKKIPSLFEIVVKPTVDLAHKIGKKPPTFYNSTSPPRPPFQGNDPHAQHMYNPGSSPGPHNGPPMHPGSPGHHPCAGPQGPAMPQSPPMQGVPPGFLGPQNQTGMPMQAQQGGPPLTPPGLGGSYNAPGVQGHMVNMPRENHCPPGPQYQQIPGERQPSMNYEPIQNPADFYDNYYSHQAVHNFQPANNSGDGTWHGEFADHQAHLMAQESHGGGSESDCMSKMGHKPAINVPDFLPAMQKALYVRLSQKHQEDGDTVSSQGQRAMSKEEDDNVNWYSSSEEEEGSSVKSILKTLKKQSENFRSRQQHSTEQHMLGIPTDPRLAKEKGIGPQAADPRLRASPRSNPRKPSESASLDPRLARDPRMLKVSEGGHASSSLGGAKLDLHHAHAGVKVKQKGMDDDEEDSERELRERAFLIPLEPLPGVTLRDPRSQLRQFSHIKMDVTLMKPNFAKHIVWAPEDLLPIPLPKPDPVSSINLPLPPLIADQRLNKLRNLKNDPHPNTMPADPRLAAKAKNNLTGRGGYLDQPADSHASSSSKLGDPRLQKNVDPRLHRLSSTDAHHGLAKDSHPPKFDPRLTRSAASSSQSSEAATSKADPDALPPYAPKLSSSGVRLGTPGSILSGISLYDPRDHSSSLDTTPVNSGENGENQKKSILKNSGKNEPSLSEDSLLQKAASNVEKNTEGSAEAASDKANSTGKSQAKHSSAAPAVHNLPIQALSGLIRPQYSDPRQVRQPGQVNQTQDNDPNGESDDKSLKDVFKTFDPTASPFC from the exons agaagatggagagcTGGAAGATGGTGAAATAGATGATGCAGCATTTGAAGATGTTAAAGAACATGGTACAAAAGGTgaagataaacagaaaaatgacaaagGACATAGAAAATCACGGAAGAAacgcaaaaaagaaaaagaaaagaaaaagtcaaaaaggAGAAGACGGGATAAGCACAAG cataactCCCCTTCCAGTGATGACAGTTCAGACTACAGCCATGATTCTGATATTGAACGTACAGAAAGACCACATAAAAAGAGCAGTAGTTCATACAGAGATTATGATTCTTCTTTCAGCCAG CATGGACACTTATCAGGAAATTACATGACTTCACAGAAAAtgcaacataaaaaaaatataaaaagtaagGATTATGATGAATATGGTCATTATAGTGACGAAAACTTTGGTAATTATAAcgaggaagaaaaagatgaagatttTGCTGATCAGCTCAAACAATACAGGCAATCTAAAGAGACTTCCAACCCTGATTTAGGACCTCCATTTCCTAAAGAACCAGTGAAAAAACAAGGGATGAAAGGAATCCAGAAAG gtATTTCTCAAAGGGGTAATAATTACCATGTTGGTCGAGGGCGTGGGATGCAAAAGAAATTGAAGCGTAAAGATcgtggaagaggaagaggaggcaatAAAGGATCTGATGGCTTTCATGAG AACATGCCCTGTCATCCAGCTAAATCTCCCAAGTTGTGGGGAAGGGTGGAGACGAagaggcagctgcaggcaggtcccAGCAGGGctagaagacagaaaacaaaaagctgggCTCCTGGCTACAGCAAAATAATGAATTCTGCAACACAGATGCTGAGTTCCCTG GACGGCAAACCGGTGAAGAAATGGGTTAATATGAGTCAGGAATTCATAAATCAGCATACAGTGGAACATAAAGGCAAACAAATTTGTAAATATTTCCTTGAAGGGAGATGTATTAAG GGAGAGCAGTGTAAATTTGATCATGATGCagagatagaaaagaaaaaggaaatctgcAAGTTTTACATACAGGGTTACTGCACCAAAGGAGAGAACTGCATTTATTTGCACA ATGAATTTCCTTGCAAGTTCTACCATACAGGAGCAAAATGCTATCAAGGAGATAAGTGCAAATTTTCTCATGCTCCCCTGACTGCAGAAACAAAAGAGCTGTTGGATAAG GTTTTGAATACTGAGGAGGAACCacaaaatgaagatgaaaaggaACTGGAAGAACTCAGAAAACGTGGCATAGTTCCTCTCCCTAAGCCACCACCCGGCGTTGGACTTCTGCCAACCCCACCAGAGCAATATCCGTTTTCTGAGTCTGATGCAGAGAATTTTCAAGATCCTTCAGGAGAATATAAGAAAATCCCATCTCTCTTTGAAATAGTTGTGAAGCCTACTGTGGATTTAGCGCACAAAATTGGAAAAAA GCCACCAACCTTCTATAACAGCACATCACCACCAAGGCCACCATTTCAGGGGAATGACCCACATGCCCAGCATATGTATAATCCAGGTTCAAGTCCAGGGCCACACAACGGACCACCGATGCACCCAGGTTCTCCTGGACATCATCCATGTGCCGGGCCCCAAGGCCCAGCAATGCCACAGAGTCCTCCTATGCAGGGTGTCCCACCAGGCTTTTTAGGACCACAGAACCAGACTGGTATGCCTATGCAAGCACAGCAAGGTGGTCCGCCTCTAACACCGCCAGGTCTCGGGGGATCTTACAATGCCCCAGGAGTTCAAGGACATATGGTGAATATGCCGAGAGAGAATCATTGTCCTCCAGGGCCGCAGTATCAGCAGATTCCTGGTGAACGGCAGCCGAGTATGAATTATGAGCCTATTCAGAACCCAGCTGATTTCTATGACAATTACTATTCTCATCAAGCCGTACATAACTTCCAGCCAGCTAACAACTCTGGTG ATGGAACATGGCATGGTGAATTTGCAGACCACCAGGCTCACCTCATGGCTCAAGAGTCGCATGGAGGTGGAAGTGAGTCAGACTGCATGAGTAAAATGGGCCATAAACCAGCCATTAATGTGCCGGATTTTCTTCCTGCAATGCAGAAAGCCCTTTATGTAAGACTTAGTCAAAAGCATCAGGAAGATGGAGAcactgtcagcagccagggtcAGAGGGCAATGAGCAAAGAAGAAG atgACAATGTAAACTGGTACTCCAGTAGTGAAGAGGAAGAGGGGAGCAGTGTTAAATCAATACTAAAAACCTTAAAGAAACAAAGCGAAAATTTTCGGAGTCGGCAACAACATTCCACAGAGCAGCACATGCTTGGTATTCCTACTGACCCGAGGCTGGCGAAAGAAAAAGGCATCGGACCCCAGGCCGCTGACCCAAGACTTAGGGCCTCTCCAAGGTCAAACCCCAGAAAGCCTTCAGAATCCGCATCCTTGGACCCACGGCTTGCGCGAGATCCCAGGATGTTAAAGGTTAGCGAAGGTGGCCATGCCAGCTCGTCTCTTGGGGGAGCAAAGCTGGATTTGCATCACGCGCACGCTGGCGTTAAAGTCAAGCAAAAAGGGATGGATGATGACGAAGAGGATTCAGAAAGAGAATTGAGAGAGCGAGCTTTCCTCATACCGTTGGAACCTTTACCTGGTGTAACATTAAGGGATCCCCGATCTCAGCTGAGGCAGTTCAGCCACATTAAAATGGATGTTACCCTGATGAAACCAAACTTTGCTAAACATATTGTATGGGCTCCTGAAGACTTGCTCCCAATACCTTTGCCTAAACCTGACCCGGTCTCTTCGATTAATTTGCCTCTTCCTCCACTCATTGCTGACCAGAGACTTAATAAACTGCGGAATTTAAAAAATGATCCCCATCCAAATACAATGCCAGCTGACCCGAGACTAgctgcaaaagcaaaaaataacttAACGGGCAGGGGTGGCTATTTGGATCAGCCTGCAGACTCGCATGCCAGTAGCTCAAGCAAATTAGGAGACCCTCGCTTACAAAAAAACGTTGATCCCAGACTCCACAGACTGTCTAGTACAGATGCGCATCATGGACTCGCAAAGGATTCGCACCCTCCAAAGTTTGACCCCCGCCTCACCAGATCTGCTGCCAGTTCATCACAGTCCTCAGAAGCTGCGACTTCTAAAGCTGACCCGGATGCTCTGCCTCCATATGCACCCAAGTTATCATCGAGTGGTGTCAGACTGGGAACTCCCGGATCGATACTGAGTGGTATTAGTTTGTATGATCCAAGAGATCATAGCTCATCGTTGGACACAACTCCAGTTAATTCGGGGGAGAATGGAGAGaaccagaaaaaaagtattttgaaaaattctgGTAAAAATGAGCCCAGTCTCTCAGAAGATTCATTGCTGCAGAAGGCTGCCTCTAacgtggaaaaaaatacagaaggatCAGCAGAAGCCGCTTCAGATAAAGCAAATAGCACCGGTAAATCTCAGGCTAAACACTCCAGCGCTGCACCTGCGGTGCATAATCTTCCTATCCAAGCTTTATCAGGATTAATCAGACCGCAGTACAGTGATCCAAGGCAGGTTAGACAGCCTGGACAGGTAAATCAAACACAGGATAATGATCCAAATGGGGAATCAGATGATAAGTCACTAAAAgatgttttcaagacttttgatCCAACTGCTTCACCATTTTGTTAG
- the LOC112989381 gene encoding uncharacterized protein LOC112989381: MLQDAEDMPGLLAAFQVFSKALLLLNNLTARYLQELRDSPRQKSLAQTLQLLQRCVPLLHTAKHSELKHSRDQQISLSKDYAFQLTERTIRALTSLLIDDAGSKELQDRNGIFSQRVSRLLALLSCPDSMHLSKSEFSTHVETVVFYCMLLADSSSPDAKLDLVKHCWALLQLSKSICSQVSQQEGQPGQSWGESSLEEECHTMRKEVENLNQTVVTATLCQILDTFFVAEEPLRQLVEDALSLAGTGCFPAGHGGFLKTLQPLTATFFTHAQQMLRVADIVVARCTKMQTAREIRDCVEYLKRLLASLPPLLTEMSRSIAQISTAEQLQSLYQVWAGTTESLLLCFEETVSTREFLKVSIQQMAKHREWCEKALESQDPQQFSWHATNLTSWAQWVVEATTRYVDRATDPIFRNGLLVWVEQLGSSLVKLKTVTALCPERLSCRQTRRVFLKTVKCLIDTSHLVQDGLDGSNHPDILSPLREQVRSTEVAEELELSPSCAGLKNFTDETALQEDILSCPSPRAGNVHPDVVPTKADIHPVIAALLTATRAHDMAAVNAACSTLLELSNCCVDASKQALPVVESPLMETLGQYKDIILLTPCVISLARETASGQFLGPGRLLQMAHSLSERICGTKECLAAIAGSWYTLSQQVFRFILSADFLSSKQALNETMMALAGIVHLAGDIASVACTNGYDVVPSVWESFLQVQVKFSHAQMNTKVLLEKAVSFEGSHRVGEASLELHCILWAVSMHVLLSAVDQFIGRDVLFLRELRNAMKHKLCLRSVLAAVSENSLRLQEAARLSYLSCPEDCGCSEILVLREEIRVLMEALLDASNTLSVSLLSTASLYIRFELLQRDLALRVKALLLHLEKVNIEHLQVIRDVIGPALSPISQDDRERSKQAFEEKAGRLMANVQWVRSTLQDVLGATAQMQSQVSLLSVADHLLVLTSDAVGSARQIFQSQQDKEHLRLEIMVWDWSAKAHYLVTQLQAVRGIPGHILELVRQRLQNMGDQCPPRQCNSIARLLPAREFGAPSHTELAETRPGRSGQARGAARDTSGRQQSGPPSVYPASRPEDLMGEDSAWQSGPSWMSQVTKDMAARMLHMTQFLKKKGPITTKDQFVACARQIASDGQVFAKFGHIIAKNCFDKRCSTELLCAAEQTHTISSQLSIVARVKAVTAESKSSSELLVKNAQNLIQAVLHVLKAAEAACVKGLRQPPPDSEEAKVATFCIEWRKNLLRHRAKQSLSSDRDELGLRKTQARPEPTLTALVQEQSPQTKNITRHPKAVKGHVTTASHPQE; encoded by the exons ATGCTGCAGGATGCAGAGGACATGCCAGGATTGCTGGCTGCTTTCCAGGTCTTTTCCAAGGCCTTGCTTCTGCTGAATAATCTGACAGCAAGGTACCTCCAGGAGCTCAGAGATTCTCCTCGACAGAAGAGTCTGGCCCAGACTTTGCAGCTCCTTCAAAGGTGTGTTCCTTTGCTCCACACAGCCAAGCACAGTGAACTTAAGCACTCCCGTGATCAGCAAATAAGCCTCTCCAAAGACTACGCTTTCCAGCTAACGGAGAGGACCATCAGAGCGCTTACCTCCCTGCTCATTGACGATGCAGGCagcaaggagctgcaggacagAAATGGAATCTTCTCCCAGCGtgtgagcaggctgctggctctcctgtCTTGCCCAGATTCAATGCACCTTTCCAAGAGTGAGTTCAGTACTCATGTGGAAACAGTGGTTTTCTACTGCATGCTTCTAGCAGACTCATCCAGTCCAGATGCAAAGCTGGATCTGGTAAAACATTGCTGGGCTCTCCTACAGCTGAGCAAGAGCATCTGCAGCCAGGTAAGCCAGCAGGAGGGACAGCCAGggcaaagctggggagaaagcagcCTGGAAGAGGAATGTCACACCATGAGAAAGGAGGTGGAGAATCTCAACCAGACGGTGGTCACAGCTACTCTGTGCCAAATCCTGGACACCTTCTTTGTAGCTGAAGAGCCCCTGAGGCAGCTAGTTGAAGATGCCCTTAGCCTCGCTGGTACAGGGTGTTTCCCAGCAGGACACGGAGGATTTTTAAAGACGCTTCAGCCCCTCACTGCCACCTTCTTCACACATGCCCAGCAAATGCTCAGAGTGGCAGACATTGTTGTGGCCAGATGCACCAAAATGCAGACTGCTAGAGAAATCAGAGACTGTGTAGAGTATTTGAAGAGGCTCCTTGCCAGTCTCCCTCCACTGCTCACAGAAATGAGCAGAAGTATAGCCCAGATTAGCACTGCTGAGCAACTGCAGTCCTTGTACCAAGTGTGGGCAGGAACAACAGAAAGCCTCCTGCTGTGTTTTGAGGAGACGGTCAGCACGCGTGAATTTCTCAAGGTGTCCATCCAGCAAATGGCCAAGCACAGGGAATGGTGTGAAAAAGCCTTGGAAAGTCAGGACCCTCAACAGTTTTCTTGGCATGCGACTAACCTCACCAGTTGGGCCCAATGGGTAGTTGAAGCTACTACCAGATATGTGGACAGAGCCACAGACCCCATTTTCAGGAATGGCTTGCTGGTTTGGGTTGAGCAATTGGGAAGCTCCCTTGTTAAGCTGAAAACAGTCACAGCTCTTTGTCCAGAAAGACTCTCCTGCCGCCAAACTAGGCGTGTCTTTTTAAAGACAGTAAAGTGCCTGATAGATACTTCTCATCTTGTCCAAGATGGGCTGGATGGGTCCAACCACCCAGATATCCTCAGCCCTCTCCGGGAACAAGTGCGAAGCACTGAGGTTGCAGAGGAGCTTGAGCTCAGCCCATCATGTGCTGGGCTAAAAAACTTTACAGATGAGACTGCGCTGCAAGAAGACATCTTAAGTTGTCCATCTCCAAGAGCAGGTAACGTACACCCAGATGTTGTTCCAACGAAAGCAGATATACACCCCGTCATTGCAGCGCTCCTGACAGCAACGAGAGCCCATGACATGGCAGCTGTCAATGCTGCTTGCTCCACTTTGCTTGAACTCTCCAACTGCTGTGTCGATGCATCAAAGCAAGCTTTGCCTGTGGTTGAGTCTCCTCTGATGGAGACACTAGGGCAGTACAAGGATATCATATTACTGACACCATGTGTTATCAGTTTGGCCAGGGAAACAGCCTCAGGGCAGTTTCTTGGTCCAGGCAGACTTCTCCAAATGGCACACTCACTCTCAGAAAGAATCTGTGGGACCAAAGAGTGTCTGGCAGCCATAGCAGGCTCCTGGTATACTCTGTCTCAGCAAGTCTTTCGCTTTATCTTGTCTGCTGACTTTCTGAGCAGCAAACAGGCTTTGAATGAGACTATGATGGCTTTAGCAGGAATTGTTCACTTAGCAGGTGACATTGCAAGCGTGGCCTGCACTAATGGATATGATGTTGTCCCCAGTGTCTGGGAGAGCTTTCTACAAGTCCAAGTCAAATTTTCGCATGCTCAGATGAACACCAAAGTGTTACTTGAGAAAGCAGTGTCCTTTGAGGGCTCCCACAGAGTGGGGGAGGCCAGCCTGGAGCTGCACTGCATCCTGTGGGCTGTCAGCATGCATGTGCTGCTGAGTGCTGTGGATCAGTTCATAGGCAGGGACGTCCTGTTCTTGAGGGAGCTGAGAAATGCCATGAAGCACAAGCTTTGCTTGCGGAGCGTCTTGGCTGCTGTGTCTGAGAACTCCCTGAGGCTGCAGGAGGCTGCCCGGCTCTCTTACTTGTCCTGCCCTGAAGACTGTGGTTGCAGTGAAATCCTAGTGCTCAGGGAGGAGATAAGAGTGTTAATGGAGGCATTGCTGGATGCCTCCAATACCCTGTCAGTCTCTCTGCTGTCTACTGCCAGCTTGTACATTCGCTTTGAGCTCCTGCAGAGAGACTTGGCCCTCAGAGTCAAGGCACTATTGCTCCACCTCGAGAAGGTCAATATCGAACACTTACAGGTCATCCGAGATGTCATTGGGCCAGCCCTGTCCCCTATCTCTCAAGATGACAGAGAGAGGAGCAAACAGGCCTTTGAAGAGAAGGCAGGTCGGCTAATGGCCAACGTTCAGTGGGTCAGAAGCACCCTCCAAGATGTTCTGGGGGCCACTGCTCAAATGCAATCGCAGGTGAGCCTGCTCTCCGTTGCAGACCACCTCCTGGTCCTCACGTCTGATGCAGTGGGCAGCGCCAGGCAGATCTTTCAAAGTCAACAGGACAAAGAGCATCTCCGCCTAGAGATCATGGTCTGGGACTGGTCAGCGAAAGCACACTACCTCGTGACGCAGCTTCAGGCTGTTCGGGGCATCCCTGGACACATCCTGGAGCTTGTGAGACAGCGCTTACAGAACATGGGGGACCAGTGCCCTCCAAGGCAATGCAACAGCATAGCCAGGCTCCTCCCAGCCCGAGAATTTGGTGCTCCAAGCCACACTGAGCTGGCAGAAACTCGCCCAGGAAGGAGTGGACAGGCAAGAGGCGCTGCCAGGGATACAAGCGGAAGG CAGCAGAGTGGTCCTCCCAGTGTCTACCCTGCCAGCAGGCCTGAGGACCTCATGGGAGAAGACAGCGCATGGCAGAGTGGCCCCAGCTGGATGTCTCAGGTCACCAAAGACATGGCAGCGAGGATGCTTCACATGACACAATTCCTGAAGAAGAAAGGCCCAATCACG acCAAGGACCAGTTCGTTGCCTGTGCCAGGCAAATTGCTTCCGATGGACAGGTGTTTGCTAAATTTGGCCACATCATCGCAAAGAACTGCTTTGATAAGAGAtgctccacagagctgctgtgtGCCGCAGAGCAGACCCACACCATCAGCAGCCAGCTCAGCATCGTGGCCAG gGTAAAAGCAGTCACTGCAGAGAGCAAGTCATCATCTGAGCTACTTGTGAAAAATGCGCAGAACCTAATTCAGGCAGTTTTGCATGTTCTGAAGGCAGCTGAGGCAGCATGTGTCAAA GGTTTGCGACAGCCCCCGCCTGACTCTGAAGAGGCAAAAGTAGCCACTTTTTGCATTGAATGGAGAAAAAACCTGTTGCGGCATAGAGCCAAGCAGTCTTTAAGCTCAGACAGGGATGAATTAGGCCTCCGCAAGACTCAGGCAAGGCCTGAACCCACTCTCACAGCTCTGGTTCAAGAACAATCACCTCAGACCAAGAACATCACCAGGCATCCAAAAGCTGTTAAAGGACATGTAACTACAGCCAGCCACCCCCAAGAATAG
- the ZC3H6 gene encoding zinc finger CCCH domain-containing protein 6 isoform X2: protein MAFESLFSKPPNPVLDPNMPDSDRQHAGDEREDGELEDGEIDDAAFEDVKEHGTKGEDKQKNDKGHRKSRKKRKKEKEKKKSKRRRRDKHKHNSPSSDDSSDYSHDSDIERTERPHKKSSSSYRDYDSSFSQHGHLSGNYMTSQKMQHKKNIKSKDYDEYGHYSDENFGNYNEEEKDEDFADQLKQYRQSKETSNPDLGPPFPKEPVKKQGMKGIQKGISQRGNNYHVGRGRGMQKKLKRKDRGRGRGGNKGSDGFHEDGKPVKKWVNMSQEFINQHTVEHKGKQICKYFLEGRCIKGEQCKFDHDAEIEKKKEICKFYIQGYCTKGENCIYLHNEFPCKFYHTGAKCYQGDKCKFSHAPLTAETKELLDKVLNTEEEPQNEDEKELEELRKRGIVPLPKPPPGVGLLPTPPEQYPFSESDAENFQDPSGEYKKIPSLFEIVVKPTVDLAHKIGKKPPTFYNSTSPPRPPFQGNDPHAQHMYNPGSSPGPHNGPPMHPGSPGHHPCAGPQGPAMPQSPPMQGVPPGFLGPQNQTGMPMQAQQGGPPLTPPGLGGSYNAPGVQGHMVNMPRENHCPPGPQYQQIPGERQPSMNYEPIQNPADFYDNYYSHQAVHNFQPANNSGDGTWHGEFADHQAHLMAQESHGGGSESDCMSKMGHKPAINVPDFLPAMQKALYVRLSQKHQEDGDTVSSQGQRAMSKEEDDNVNWYSSSEEEEGSSVKSILKTLKKQSENFRSRQQHSTEQHMLGIPTDPRLAKEKGIGPQAADPRLRASPRSNPRKPSESASLDPRLARDPRMLKVSEGGHASSSLGGAKLDLHHAHAGVKVKQKGMDDDEEDSERELRERAFLIPLEPLPGVTLRDPRSQLRQFSHIKMDVTLMKPNFAKHIVWAPEDLLPIPLPKPDPVSSINLPLPPLIADQRLNKLRNLKNDPHPNTMPADPRLAAKAKNNLTGRGGYLDQPADSHASSSSKLGDPRLQKNVDPRLHRLSSTDAHHGLAKDSHPPKFDPRLTRSAASSSQSSEAATSKADPDALPPYAPKLSSSGVRLGTPGSILSGISLYDPRDHSSSLDTTPVNSGENGENQKKSILKNSGKNEPSLSEDSLLQKAASNVEKNTEGSAEAASDKANSTGKSQAKHSSAAPAVHNLPIQALSGLIRPQYSDPRQVRQPGQVNQTQDNDPNGESDDKSLKDVFKTFDPTASPFC from the exons agaagatggagagcTGGAAGATGGTGAAATAGATGATGCAGCATTTGAAGATGTTAAAGAACATGGTACAAAAGGTgaagataaacagaaaaatgacaaagGACATAGAAAATCACGGAAGAAacgcaaaaaagaaaaagaaaagaaaaagtcaaaaaggAGAAGACGGGATAAGCACAAG cataactCCCCTTCCAGTGATGACAGTTCAGACTACAGCCATGATTCTGATATTGAACGTACAGAAAGACCACATAAAAAGAGCAGTAGTTCATACAGAGATTATGATTCTTCTTTCAGCCAG CATGGACACTTATCAGGAAATTACATGACTTCACAGAAAAtgcaacataaaaaaaatataaaaagtaagGATTATGATGAATATGGTCATTATAGTGACGAAAACTTTGGTAATTATAAcgaggaagaaaaagatgaagatttTGCTGATCAGCTCAAACAATACAGGCAATCTAAAGAGACTTCCAACCCTGATTTAGGACCTCCATTTCCTAAAGAACCAGTGAAAAAACAAGGGATGAAAGGAATCCAGAAAG gtATTTCTCAAAGGGGTAATAATTACCATGTTGGTCGAGGGCGTGGGATGCAAAAGAAATTGAAGCGTAAAGATcgtggaagaggaagaggaggcaatAAAGGATCTGATGGCTTTCATGAG GACGGCAAACCGGTGAAGAAATGGGTTAATATGAGTCAGGAATTCATAAATCAGCATACAGTGGAACATAAAGGCAAACAAATTTGTAAATATTTCCTTGAAGGGAGATGTATTAAG GGAGAGCAGTGTAAATTTGATCATGATGCagagatagaaaagaaaaaggaaatctgcAAGTTTTACATACAGGGTTACTGCACCAAAGGAGAGAACTGCATTTATTTGCACA ATGAATTTCCTTGCAAGTTCTACCATACAGGAGCAAAATGCTATCAAGGAGATAAGTGCAAATTTTCTCATGCTCCCCTGACTGCAGAAACAAAAGAGCTGTTGGATAAG GTTTTGAATACTGAGGAGGAACCacaaaatgaagatgaaaaggaACTGGAAGAACTCAGAAAACGTGGCATAGTTCCTCTCCCTAAGCCACCACCCGGCGTTGGACTTCTGCCAACCCCACCAGAGCAATATCCGTTTTCTGAGTCTGATGCAGAGAATTTTCAAGATCCTTCAGGAGAATATAAGAAAATCCCATCTCTCTTTGAAATAGTTGTGAAGCCTACTGTGGATTTAGCGCACAAAATTGGAAAAAA GCCACCAACCTTCTATAACAGCACATCACCACCAAGGCCACCATTTCAGGGGAATGACCCACATGCCCAGCATATGTATAATCCAGGTTCAAGTCCAGGGCCACACAACGGACCACCGATGCACCCAGGTTCTCCTGGACATCATCCATGTGCCGGGCCCCAAGGCCCAGCAATGCCACAGAGTCCTCCTATGCAGGGTGTCCCACCAGGCTTTTTAGGACCACAGAACCAGACTGGTATGCCTATGCAAGCACAGCAAGGTGGTCCGCCTCTAACACCGCCAGGTCTCGGGGGATCTTACAATGCCCCAGGAGTTCAAGGACATATGGTGAATATGCCGAGAGAGAATCATTGTCCTCCAGGGCCGCAGTATCAGCAGATTCCTGGTGAACGGCAGCCGAGTATGAATTATGAGCCTATTCAGAACCCAGCTGATTTCTATGACAATTACTATTCTCATCAAGCCGTACATAACTTCCAGCCAGCTAACAACTCTGGTG ATGGAACATGGCATGGTGAATTTGCAGACCACCAGGCTCACCTCATGGCTCAAGAGTCGCATGGAGGTGGAAGTGAGTCAGACTGCATGAGTAAAATGGGCCATAAACCAGCCATTAATGTGCCGGATTTTCTTCCTGCAATGCAGAAAGCCCTTTATGTAAGACTTAGTCAAAAGCATCAGGAAGATGGAGAcactgtcagcagccagggtcAGAGGGCAATGAGCAAAGAAGAAG atgACAATGTAAACTGGTACTCCAGTAGTGAAGAGGAAGAGGGGAGCAGTGTTAAATCAATACTAAAAACCTTAAAGAAACAAAGCGAAAATTTTCGGAGTCGGCAACAACATTCCACAGAGCAGCACATGCTTGGTATTCCTACTGACCCGAGGCTGGCGAAAGAAAAAGGCATCGGACCCCAGGCCGCTGACCCAAGACTTAGGGCCTCTCCAAGGTCAAACCCCAGAAAGCCTTCAGAATCCGCATCCTTGGACCCACGGCTTGCGCGAGATCCCAGGATGTTAAAGGTTAGCGAAGGTGGCCATGCCAGCTCGTCTCTTGGGGGAGCAAAGCTGGATTTGCATCACGCGCACGCTGGCGTTAAAGTCAAGCAAAAAGGGATGGATGATGACGAAGAGGATTCAGAAAGAGAATTGAGAGAGCGAGCTTTCCTCATACCGTTGGAACCTTTACCTGGTGTAACATTAAGGGATCCCCGATCTCAGCTGAGGCAGTTCAGCCACATTAAAATGGATGTTACCCTGATGAAACCAAACTTTGCTAAACATATTGTATGGGCTCCTGAAGACTTGCTCCCAATACCTTTGCCTAAACCTGACCCGGTCTCTTCGATTAATTTGCCTCTTCCTCCACTCATTGCTGACCAGAGACTTAATAAACTGCGGAATTTAAAAAATGATCCCCATCCAAATACAATGCCAGCTGACCCGAGACTAgctgcaaaagcaaaaaataacttAACGGGCAGGGGTGGCTATTTGGATCAGCCTGCAGACTCGCATGCCAGTAGCTCAAGCAAATTAGGAGACCCTCGCTTACAAAAAAACGTTGATCCCAGACTCCACAGACTGTCTAGTACAGATGCGCATCATGGACTCGCAAAGGATTCGCACCCTCCAAAGTTTGACCCCCGCCTCACCAGATCTGCTGCCAGTTCATCACAGTCCTCAGAAGCTGCGACTTCTAAAGCTGACCCGGATGCTCTGCCTCCATATGCACCCAAGTTATCATCGAGTGGTGTCAGACTGGGAACTCCCGGATCGATACTGAGTGGTATTAGTTTGTATGATCCAAGAGATCATAGCTCATCGTTGGACACAACTCCAGTTAATTCGGGGGAGAATGGAGAGaaccagaaaaaaagtattttgaaaaattctgGTAAAAATGAGCCCAGTCTCTCAGAAGATTCATTGCTGCAGAAGGCTGCCTCTAacgtggaaaaaaatacagaaggatCAGCAGAAGCCGCTTCAGATAAAGCAAATAGCACCGGTAAATCTCAGGCTAAACACTCCAGCGCTGCACCTGCGGTGCATAATCTTCCTATCCAAGCTTTATCAGGATTAATCAGACCGCAGTACAGTGATCCAAGGCAGGTTAGACAGCCTGGACAGGTAAATCAAACACAGGATAATGATCCAAATGGGGAATCAGATGATAAGTCACTAAAAgatgttttcaagacttttgatCCAACTGCTTCACCATTTTGTTAG